A genomic segment from Flavobacterium litorale encodes:
- a CDS encoding polyprenyl synthetase family protein: protein MKIVEQIKQPIVREMELFEGKFHESMSSKVALLNRITYYIVNRKGKQMRPMFVFLTAKMISGGTVNERTYRGAAVIELIHTATLVHDDVVDDSNRRRGFFSINALWKNKIAVLVGDYLLSKGLLLSIDHGDFDLLKIISVAVREMSEGELLQIEKARRLDITEAIYYEIIRQKTATLIAACCALGACSVAPDDVHTEKMRRFGELIGMAFQIKDDLFDYTDDAIGKPTGIDIKEQKMTLPLIYALNNCTKAEKKWVINSVKNHNKDKKRVKEVIAFVKQTGGLTYAEEKMAEFREEALLILNEYPSSPYKDALVLMVNYVIERKK from the coding sequence ATGAAAATCGTTGAACAAATAAAGCAACCCATCGTTCGTGAAATGGAACTTTTTGAAGGAAAGTTTCACGAATCAATGTCATCTAAAGTTGCACTACTCAACCGTATAACCTATTACATTGTAAACCGTAAGGGGAAACAAATGCGCCCTATGTTTGTTTTTCTCACTGCTAAAATGATTAGTGGCGGTACAGTAAACGAGCGTACCTATAGGGGTGCTGCTGTAATAGAGTTAATCCATACGGCAACACTAGTACACGATGATGTGGTTGACGATAGTAACAGGCGTAGGGGATTCTTCTCAATAAATGCGTTATGGAAAAACAAAATTGCCGTACTGGTTGGCGACTATTTGCTTTCTAAAGGCTTATTACTCTCTATAGATCATGGCGATTTCGATTTACTAAAAATCATATCGGTGGCTGTGCGTGAAATGAGCGAAGGCGAACTTTTACAGATAGAAAAAGCGCGCCGACTGGATATTACCGAGGCTATTTACTACGAAATTATACGCCAAAAAACAGCAACCTTAATTGCTGCCTGTTGTGCTTTGGGTGCCTGCTCGGTAGCACCAGATGATGTGCATACCGAAAAAATGCGTCGTTTTGGCGAGTTAATAGGTATGGCGTTTCAGATAAAGGACGACCTTTTTGATTATACCGATGACGCTATTGGTAAACCTACGGGTATTGATATAAAAGAGCAAAAAATGACGCTCCCGTTAATTTATGCACTTAACAACTGTACTAAAGCCGAAAAAAAATGGGTTATCAATTCGGTTAAAAACCACAATAAAGATAAAAAGCGTGTAAAAGAAGTTATTGCTTTTGTAAAGCAAACAGGGGGACTTACTTATGCCGAAGAAAAAATGGCAGAATTTCGAGAAGAAGCACTTTTAATTTTAAACGAATATCCTTCATCTCCCTACAAAGATGCCCTTGTACTAATGGTTAATTACGTTATAGAGCGTAAAAAATAG
- a CDS encoding cation diffusion facilitator family transporter — protein sequence MSHSHSHNHAHSSGKNLKIAFFLNLGFTLLEIVGGLYVNSVAILSDALHDLGDSLSLGLSWYLNEHSKKQANNKFTFGYSRFSLLGALINSVVLIAGSVYIIIEAIERLMAPETPNAEGMLLFAILGIIVNGYAAFKLSGGKTLNERVVSLHLIEDVLGWVAVLIASVVMLFVHAPFLDPLLSLGITLYILYNVVKRLKETMGIMLQGTPSDVNPEQLKAEITQLENVRSLHHVHIWSLEGEHHVFTAHVKVCNTTSLNHVLQVKKAIKSILKNYPFSHYTIEIEMDDELCELEN from the coding sequence ATGTCGCACAGCCATTCGCATAATCATGCCCACAGTTCAGGCAAAAATTTAAAGATTGCCTTTTTTCTCAATCTGGGTTTTACACTGTTAGAAATTGTAGGCGGATTGTATGTAAATAGTGTTGCCATACTATCGGACGCGTTACACGATTTAGGCGATAGTTTATCGTTGGGTTTATCGTGGTATTTAAACGAACATTCTAAAAAGCAAGCCAACAACAAATTTACGTTTGGTTACAGTCGTTTTTCGTTATTAGGGGCGCTTATTAATAGTGTTGTACTTATTGCTGGCTCAGTATATATTATTATTGAAGCCATAGAGCGATTAATGGCTCCCGAAACCCCCAATGCAGAGGGGATGTTGCTTTTTGCCATACTAGGTATTATAGTTAATGGTTATGCTGCTTTTAAACTCAGCGGAGGTAAAACCCTTAACGAACGTGTGGTAAGTTTACATTTAATAGAGGATGTTTTGGGCTGGGTAGCCGTATTAATAGCGTCTGTTGTAATGCTGTTTGTACATGCACCTTTTTTAGATCCTTTATTATCCTTAGGCATAACGCTATACATATTATATAATGTAGTAAAGCGGTTAAAAGAAACCATGGGTATAATGTTACAGGGTACACCTAGTGATGTAAACCCTGAACAACTGAAAGCCGAAATAACACAGCTAGAGAATGTACGCTCATTACACCACGTACACATATGGTCGTTAGAGGGCGAACACCACGTATTTACAGCCCATGTTAAAGTATGCAATACAACATCCCTTAACCATGTATTACAAGTAAAAAAAGCAATAAAAAGCATACTTAAAAACTATCCATTTTCGCATTATACAATAGAAATAGAGATGGATGATGAGCTTTGCGAATTGGAAAATTGA
- a CDS encoding S1C family serine protease, producing MKQFFSRVLLLLVIFSLTLTSCASILNGKHQKVTIKTASSDSKVYVDGELRGTGKNVVTKIERNRRVKQIMVEREGYKPDYKVHYQDRKSPWYIMSWIPFGVLLYPPFMDYGPKAYNYPKELSVGKNMPKIQTRAEDEKYVYLRNTAFDVKKEDIKYTSIKNRNYKKKKDKYKNIDIDKEDLKFDNSVFSETVTEILEKNNYIDTTKTIFKSNTNSLYISAKVTKVRFEYVYAYEAKTLMNFIISKLDIEWEIYDLYNQPKYKKSYKSESGQFRADEDAFKNSVEDAISASFFEFMSTETVKELIKQQESKELKLEKFKITKPTPIAGLEQAMEATVTIKGDKGHGSGCFISNDGYIITNFHVVAANDKITVITKDGKELTATIVRKTEYSDLALIKVDTTSEFAFTLPTEKNYKIGEDIFAIGTPKSIELGQSLSKGIISGFRTYEDNKMIQTDASVNGGNSGGALVNKNGDFIGVVNAKVFGVGVEGLGFSIPAETIFEDLNITY from the coding sequence ATGAAACAATTTTTCTCTAGGGTATTACTATTGTTAGTAATATTTTCATTAACACTTACCAGTTGCGCTTCTATCTTAAACGGTAAACATCAAAAAGTTACAATCAAAACTGCTTCTTCAGACTCTAAAGTTTATGTAGATGGCGAATTGAGAGGAACAGGAAAGAATGTTGTAACAAAAATAGAAAGGAACAGGCGAGTAAAACAAATAATGGTAGAACGCGAAGGCTATAAGCCTGACTATAAAGTACACTATCAAGATAGAAAATCGCCTTGGTATATAATGTCTTGGATTCCTTTTGGAGTGCTTCTTTATCCTCCATTTATGGATTACGGACCCAAAGCATACAATTACCCTAAAGAGTTAAGTGTAGGTAAAAATATGCCGAAAATACAAACTAGAGCAGAAGATGAAAAATATGTTTATTTAAGGAATACTGCTTTTGATGTTAAAAAAGAGGATATTAAGTATACTTCTATAAAAAATAGAAATTACAAGAAAAAGAAAGATAAATATAAGAATATTGATATTGATAAGGAAGATCTGAAATTTGATAATAGTGTATTTAGTGAAACTGTAACCGAAATTCTAGAAAAGAATAACTATATAGATACTACTAAAACTATTTTTAAAAGTAATACTAACTCCTTATATATATCCGCTAAAGTAACTAAAGTTAGATTTGAATATGTATATGCATACGAAGCTAAAACTTTAATGAACTTTATTATTTCTAAACTTGATATTGAATGGGAAATATATGATTTATATAATCAACCTAAGTATAAAAAATCATATAAGAGCGAATCAGGACAGTTTAGGGCTGATGAAGATGCTTTTAAAAATAGCGTTGAGGATGCTATATCGGCTTCATTCTTCGAGTTTATGAGCACTGAAACCGTGAAAGAGCTTATAAAACAACAAGAAAGTAAAGAGCTGAAATTAGAGAAGTTTAAAATTACTAAGCCTACACCTATAGCGGGACTTGAGCAGGCTATGGAAGCTACGGTAACAATTAAAGGAGATAAAGGTCATGGTAGTGGATGTTTTATTAGTAACGACGGATATATTATAACAAACTTTCATGTAGTTGCTGCAAATGACAAGATTACAGTAATAACCAAAGACGGTAAAGAGCTTACTGCAACTATAGTACGCAAAACAGAGTACTCTGATTTAGCACTAATTAAAGTAGATACTACCAGTGAGTTTGCATTTACCCTGCCTACAGAGAAAAATTACAAAATAGGTGAAGATATTTTTGCTATTGGTACTCCAAAATCTATAGAACTAGGGCAATCGTTAAGTAAAGGTATTATATCTGGATTCCGTACATATGAAGATAATAAAATGATACAAACCGATGCTAGCGTTAATGGTGGCAATAGTGGTGGCGCACTCGTAAATAAAAATGGTGATTTTATTGGAGTTGTTAATGCCAAAGTATTTGGTGTAGGTGTGGAAGGACTTGGTTTTTCTATCCCTGCCGAAACTATTTTTGAGGACCTAAATATTACGTATTAA
- a CDS encoding RNA polymerase sigma factor yields MKVIALHQEERDTIKQAVGNNRHAQQKIYSQHAPKMLGVCRQYIKDVQQAEDIMITAFMKVFTNLAKFEHKGSFEGWIRRIMVNECISYLRVQKKVCFLEDEFYTEDSFNATDSYFSVADIQSLIDTLPEGYKMVFNLYAIEGYKHQEIGKMLGISEGTSKSQLSHARKMLREQVNKLKNYENGTE; encoded by the coding sequence TTGAAAGTAATAGCTTTACATCAAGAAGAGCGAGATACCATAAAGCAAGCCGTTGGCAACAACAGGCACGCACAACAAAAAATATACTCGCAACACGCACCTAAAATGCTAGGGGTGTGCAGGCAGTATATTAAAGATGTACAGCAAGCTGAGGATATTATGATAACGGCGTTTATGAAAGTGTTTACCAATTTGGCTAAGTTTGAGCACAAAGGGAGCTTTGAAGGTTGGATACGCCGCATAATGGTAAACGAGTGTATATCGTACCTACGCGTACAAAAAAAAGTATGCTTTTTGGAAGATGAATTTTATACTGAAGACAGTTTTAATGCTACCGATAGTTATTTTAGCGTAGCCGATATACAAAGCCTTATAGATACCTTACCCGAAGGCTACAAAATGGTGTTTAACCTATATGCTATAGAAGGTTATAAGCATCAGGAAATTGGAAAAATGCTAGGCATAAGCGAGGGAACATCAAAATCGCAATTATCGCATGCCCGAAAAATGCTCCGAGAGCAAGTTAACAAGTTAAAGAACTATGAAAATGGAACCGAATAA
- a CDS encoding SDR family oxidoreductase, producing MKILVTGTTGYIGKRLIPHLLELNYDLVCCVRDLNRIPEQFQDNPAISFVEIDFLEYHANIQIPNDIDVAYYLMHSMSASENFEELELTCAKNFKRYVNSTNIQQVLYLSGIVNEDVLSKHLNSRKQVEDELHSNHYAVTTLRAGIIVGSGSASFEIIRDLVEKLPVMITPKWLNTKSQPIAIRDVLAYLSKAAGKKELYNTNYDIYGPDVLTYKQMLETFAEVRGLKRYIVTLPVMTPKLSSYWLYFVTSTSYKLAASLVDSMKIEIVGRPNNLSELLDVQPLTYREAVEKAFAKIEENGITSSWKDSMVSSQFPDKLSKYLTIPAYGCFRDTKERRIKDEQAVLDRVWALGGDTGWYYGNFLWQIRGMVDKVFGGTGLRRGRTHPSKIQAGDALDFWRVLIANREEKRLLLYAEMKLPGEAWLEFKIENGKLHQRAVFRPKGVWGRIYWYTVLPFHYFVFNGMIDNLAGVSE from the coding sequence ATGAAGATATTAGTAACAGGTACTACAGGTTACATTGGCAAACGGCTTATTCCACACCTGCTCGAGCTCAATTATGATTTGGTGTGTTGCGTACGCGATTTAAATCGTATTCCAGAGCAATTTCAGGATAACCCTGCTATAAGTTTCGTGGAAATTGATTTTTTAGAGTACCATGCCAACATACAAATACCTAACGATATTGATGTCGCCTATTATTTAATGCACTCCATGTCGGCATCCGAAAACTTTGAAGAGCTTGAATTAACCTGTGCTAAAAACTTTAAACGCTACGTAAATAGCACAAACATACAGCAAGTATTGTATTTAAGCGGAATTGTAAACGAAGATGTACTGTCCAAACACCTCAATTCGCGCAAGCAGGTAGAGGACGAATTACACTCTAACCATTATGCCGTAACCACACTACGTGCAGGCATTATTGTAGGTAGCGGTAGCGCCTCCTTTGAGATTATTCGAGATTTGGTAGAAAAACTACCTGTAATGATAACCCCAAAATGGCTTAATACCAAATCGCAACCCATAGCCATACGCGATGTATTAGCTTACCTCTCTAAAGCAGCAGGTAAAAAAGAATTATACAATACCAATTACGATATTTATGGTCCCGATGTGCTTACCTACAAACAAATGCTCGAAACTTTTGCAGAAGTTCGAGGCTTAAAGCGTTACATAGTTACATTACCCGTAATGACGCCCAAACTATCGTCCTACTGGTTGTATTTTGTAACCTCTACCTCCTATAAACTTGCCGCATCGTTGGTAGATAGTATGAAAATAGAAATTGTAGGACGCCCCAATAACCTAAGCGAATTACTGGATGTACAACCACTAACCTACAGGGAAGCTGTAGAAAAAGCCTTTGCTAAAATTGAAGAGAATGGTATAACCTCCAGTTGGAAAGATTCTATGGTAAGTAGCCAATTCCCCGATAAACTATCCAAATACTTAACCATACCAGCCTACGGTTGTTTTAGAGATACTAAAGAGCGCAGGATAAAAGACGAACAAGCCGTGCTAGACCGTGTTTGGGCTTTGGGTGGCGATACGGGTTGGTACTACGGTAATTTTTTGTGGCAAATACGCGGCATGGTAGATAAGGTATTTGGCGGTACAGGTTTGCGTAGGGGGCGTACACATCCGTCTAAGATACAAGCAGGCGATGCGCTCGATTTTTGGCGGGTATTGATAGCCAACAGAGAAGAAAAAAGATTATTGCTTTACGCAGAAATGAAACTCCCTGGTGAGGCATGGCTTGAGTTTAAAATAGAAAATGGTAAACTGCACCAACGTGCCGTATTCCGCCCCAAAGGGGTATGGGGGCGCATCTATTGGTATACTGTACTACCGTTTCATTACTTTGTTTTTAACGGGATGATTGATAATTTGGCAGGCGTTAGCGAGTAG
- the rlmN gene encoding 23S rRNA (adenine(2503)-C(2))-methyltransferase RlmN, which produces MQTDKKDIRALTKEQLRDFFVAQGDKAFRGNQVYEWLWNKGAHSFTDMTNVSKATRELLEDNFVINHIRVDQMQRSSDGTVKNAVRLHDGLVVESVLIPTNTRTTACVSSQVGCSLDCNFCATARLKRMRNLNPDEIYDQVVAIDNESRLYHDRPLSNIVFMGMGEPLMNYNNVIKAIDKITSPEGLGMSPKRITVSTSGIPKMIKKLADDGVKFNLAVSLHSGIDEVRARIMPFSEKFPLQDLRESLEYWYNITKSRVTYEYVVWRGINDDKAAIDALVKFCKYVPCKVNLIEYNPIDDGEFQQADSAATDNYIKALERNDIVVKVRRSRGKDIDAACGQLANKNDSVS; this is translated from the coding sequence ATGCAAACGGATAAGAAAGACATTAGAGCACTTACAAAAGAGCAATTACGCGATTTTTTTGTGGCTCAAGGTGATAAAGCCTTTAGGGGTAACCAAGTTTACGAGTGGCTTTGGAACAAAGGGGCGCATTCCTTTACGGATATGACCAATGTTTCCAAAGCTACTCGTGAGCTATTGGAAGATAACTTTGTTATCAATCACATACGGGTAGACCAAATGCAGCGAAGTAGCGATGGTACGGTAAAAAATGCTGTACGCCTTCATGATGGTTTGGTAGTAGAGTCCGTGCTTATCCCTACCAATACCCGTACCACCGCTTGTGTATCCAGCCAAGTAGGTTGTAGCCTCGATTGTAATTTTTGTGCTACTGCGCGTTTAAAAAGAATGCGTAACCTAAACCCTGACGAAATTTACGACCAGGTAGTGGCTATAGATAACGAAAGCCGTTTGTATCATGACCGACCATTATCTAACATTGTGTTTATGGGAATGGGCGAACCTTTGATGAATTATAATAACGTTATTAAAGCTATTGATAAAATAACATCGCCCGAAGGCTTAGGCATGTCCCCCAAACGTATAACAGTATCTACATCGGGTATACCCAAAATGATAAAAAAGTTGGCAGACGATGGTGTTAAGTTTAACCTTGCCGTATCGTTACACTCAGGTATTGATGAGGTAAGGGCGCGTATAATGCCTTTTAGCGAAAAGTTCCCGTTGCAAGATTTGAGGGAGTCGTTAGAGTATTGGTATAATATAACCAAGAGCCGTGTAACCTACGAATATGTTGTTTGGAGAGGTATTAACGATGACAAGGCAGCGATTGATGCACTAGTGAAATTTTGTAAATATGTGCCTTGTAAAGTAAACCTTATTGAGTATAACCCTATAGACGATGGCGAATTTCAGCAAGCAGATAGCGCTGCTACAGACAATTACATAAAAGCATTAGAGCGCAACGATATTGTTGTAAAAGTAAGGCGAAGCCGTGGTAAAGATATTGATGCTGCTTGTGGACAATTAGCAAATAAAAATGACTCTGTTTCCTAG